From Luteolibacter sp. Y139, one genomic window encodes:
- a CDS encoding sensor histidine kinase, whose amino-acid sequence MGNPFRAAAIRLHVCLALAVAAVAPLRGASYLSRAWQTGEGMPSNVVNGVARDDNGFLWIATGNGVARFDGLRFELFSLPDGLPDTQIHSLHIDRRGRVWVGTRKGAAYRENGTWHIPAGVPVEQIYSLGEAQDGSIWLGMYQACWRWAEGKATQVDLGDIPADTRSFLDDGYGGLWILTRGHLCRWHPDRPGEARSVPGPWNGYELRQLCRDGEGRMVIAGTGLLLRQRGSTWEDLGESMPGGQAGPNLACSAGPNGELWVATRDRGALVLNDGKWTTLDSTGQLSLDDVRALVIDDDGLVWLGTNGGGLNLLRRRPFESFAAKEGLGRTVTSALVIDRDGTVWAGTDGAGIFRLQNHRFVPAFSYFEQPDKGLIWSLSTTRDGTLWAGTYRDGLLRIRNGEIERLAVAEAGFEKEVSALHEMRDGSLLVGVQKFGIHRLKDGSFDPAYRGPEGPEMRFHDTLEDRDGNVWAACGSDGLWRRVDGKWTRVGEEPGKDVLNPVALLEDSGGDLLIGTLGQGLVRFRNGAMTRWDTDRGLVSSTVVQLLEDNGKNLWLGTDAGLQRLSRDELESGIRFSGIRLGREDGLPTPQFSGEHGNLCAKAADGTLWFSLASGAIHLDPKDFSKAPRAPVVRIDSAATDSGQLWDRSRPQALEQIEVPAGAGTLRIRFTSPEFVAPERVRFRCRMDGLEKEWQEIEGARTVSYAALPPGEYRFDLMVAGRDGSWNPKAATIQVRQEPYFWQRLAFQFAASVATAMLLATVVYKWSRRRLRRKVEALRQERRVEMERARIARDLHDDLGASLTEINFLGTLAGVAMEAGPPRDKVLGMVERARHMAKSLDEIVWTVNPHNDTLSSTVHYLCSRVRESLTAAGIRCRLEVDEDLPECTLDSQQRHNLLMTVNEAVNNTMKHSGATEVGLTLRCRYGRLLVDIVDNGKSFDPAAASAERNGLLNMQRRMESAGGTFQITSAPTGTVVALELPLTLPK is encoded by the coding sequence ATGGGAAACCCTTTCCGCGCGGCCGCCATCCGCCTGCACGTCTGCCTCGCCCTCGCGGTGGCAGCCGTCGCGCCGCTACGGGGAGCATCGTACTTGAGCCGCGCTTGGCAGACCGGCGAAGGCATGCCGAGCAATGTGGTGAATGGCGTGGCTCGCGACGACAATGGCTTCCTCTGGATCGCGACGGGGAATGGCGTGGCGCGTTTCGATGGGCTGCGCTTCGAGCTCTTCTCGCTGCCCGATGGCCTGCCGGACACGCAGATCCACTCGCTGCACATCGACCGCCGCGGCCGGGTCTGGGTGGGCACGCGGAAAGGTGCGGCGTATCGCGAGAATGGAACGTGGCACATCCCGGCGGGTGTGCCGGTGGAGCAGATCTATTCGCTCGGCGAAGCACAGGACGGCTCGATCTGGCTCGGCATGTATCAGGCGTGCTGGCGCTGGGCGGAAGGAAAGGCCACCCAGGTGGATCTCGGCGACATCCCGGCGGACACCCGCAGCTTCCTGGATGATGGCTATGGCGGCCTGTGGATTCTCACCCGCGGCCACCTGTGCCGCTGGCATCCTGACCGGCCCGGCGAGGCACGCTCGGTCCCCGGCCCGTGGAATGGCTACGAGCTTCGCCAACTCTGCCGCGACGGCGAAGGCCGCATGGTGATCGCGGGCACGGGCCTCCTGCTGCGCCAGCGTGGCAGCACGTGGGAAGATCTCGGCGAATCGATGCCCGGCGGCCAAGCGGGGCCGAACCTCGCCTGCTCTGCCGGACCGAATGGCGAGCTGTGGGTCGCGACCCGTGACCGCGGTGCGCTGGTGCTGAATGACGGCAAGTGGACCACGCTTGATTCGACCGGCCAGCTTTCGCTCGATGACGTGCGCGCATTGGTGATCGATGACGACGGGCTGGTCTGGCTCGGCACCAATGGTGGCGGTCTCAACCTGCTGCGCCGCCGGCCCTTTGAAAGCTTCGCCGCGAAGGAGGGCCTGGGGCGCACGGTGACCTCCGCGCTGGTCATCGATCGCGATGGCACGGTGTGGGCAGGCACCGATGGCGCGGGCATCTTCCGGCTCCAGAACCACCGCTTCGTGCCGGCGTTCTCCTACTTCGAGCAGCCGGACAAAGGCCTGATCTGGTCGCTGAGCACCACCCGAGATGGCACCCTGTGGGCCGGCACCTATCGGGATGGCCTGCTGCGAATCCGCAATGGCGAGATCGAGCGGCTGGCAGTAGCCGAGGCCGGCTTTGAAAAGGAAGTCTCCGCCCTTCATGAAATGCGCGATGGCTCGCTGCTCGTGGGCGTCCAGAAGTTCGGCATCCACCGCCTGAAGGATGGCAGCTTCGATCCCGCCTACCGTGGTCCGGAAGGTCCGGAGATGCGCTTTCACGACACGCTGGAAGACCGGGACGGCAATGTGTGGGCCGCCTGTGGATCGGACGGCCTGTGGCGGCGAGTGGACGGCAAGTGGACCCGCGTGGGTGAAGAGCCGGGGAAGGACGTCCTGAATCCGGTGGCGTTGTTAGAAGACAGCGGCGGCGATCTCTTGATCGGGACGCTGGGCCAGGGACTCGTCCGCTTTCGTAACGGCGCGATGACCCGCTGGGACACCGACCGGGGACTGGTGAGCAGCACGGTGGTGCAGTTGTTAGAAGACAACGGGAAGAACCTGTGGCTCGGCACCGACGCCGGTTTGCAGCGGCTATCTCGCGATGAACTGGAATCGGGCATCCGCTTTTCCGGGATCCGCCTCGGTCGCGAGGACGGGCTGCCGACGCCGCAGTTCAGCGGCGAGCACGGCAACCTGTGTGCGAAGGCAGCGGACGGCACCCTGTGGTTCTCACTTGCTTCCGGTGCGATCCATCTCGACCCGAAGGACTTCTCGAAAGCGCCGCGCGCGCCGGTGGTGCGGATCGACTCCGCCGCGACGGACAGCGGGCAGCTTTGGGACCGCTCGCGGCCGCAGGCGCTGGAGCAGATCGAGGTGCCCGCTGGCGCTGGGACGCTGCGGATTCGCTTCACCTCGCCGGAATTCGTCGCGCCGGAGCGCGTGCGTTTCCGCTGCCGCATGGACGGCCTGGAGAAGGAGTGGCAGGAGATCGAGGGCGCGCGCACGGTCAGCTACGCCGCGCTGCCGCCGGGCGAGTATCGCTTCGACCTGATGGTCGCCGGCCGCGATGGCTCGTGGAATCCCAAGGCAGCGACGATCCAAGTACGACAGGAGCCGTACTTCTGGCAGCGGCTCGCTTTCCAATTCGCCGCCTCGGTGGCCACGGCGATGCTGCTGGCCACTGTCGTCTACAAGTGGTCCCGCCGCCGGCTGCGCCGGAAGGTCGAAGCGCTGCGCCAGGAACGCCGCGTGGAAATGGAGCGCGCGCGCATCGCCCGCGACCTGCACGATGACCTCGGTGCCAGCCTCACCGAGATCAATTTCCTCGGCACCCTTGCCGGTGTAGCGATGGAAGCAGGCCCGCCGCGCGACAAGGTGCTGGGCATGGTCGAGCGAGCGCGCCACATGGCGAAATCGCTGGATGAGATCGTGTGGACGGTAAATCCGCACAACGACACGCTTTCCTCCACGGTTCATTACCTGTGCTCGCGGGTCCGCGAAAGCCTCACCGCCGCCGGCATTCGCTGCCGGCTGGAGGTGGATGAGGACCTGCCCGAGTGCACGCTGGATTCCCAACAGCGCCACAACCTGCTGATGACCGTGAACGAAGCCGTGAACAATACCATGAAGCACTCGGGCGCCACCGAGGTCGGCCTGACCTTGCGCTGCCGCTATGGCCGATTGCTCGTGGACATCGTGGACAATGGCAAGAGCTTCGACCCTGCCGCCGCTTCGGCAGAGCGGAATGGTCTCCTCAACATGCAGCGCCGGATGGAATCGGCCGGCGGCACCTTTCAAATCACATCCGCGCCCACTGGCACCGTGGTCGCGCTCGAACTCCCGCTCACGCTTCCCAAATGA
- a CDS encoding response regulator transcription factor, with protein MNRIAIVEDNTTVRASLAELVESIPGCECVGTFASGEEGIRLIPKLTPDLVMMDIHLPNLSGIECTAKLKQLLPELRVLILTVYEDGDKIFDALKAGASGYILKRSKPQDIIEAIREILAGGAPMTPEIALKVVESFRKTAAAAPAETVNLSRREIEVLQGLAKGLANKEIADELSVGVETVRWHLKQIYEKLHVRCRTEAALKFLGMKDVGGGT; from the coding sequence ATGAACCGCATCGCCATCGTCGAAGACAATACCACCGTCCGCGCCAGCCTCGCCGAATTGGTCGAGTCGATCCCGGGTTGCGAATGCGTCGGCACCTTCGCTTCGGGCGAAGAAGGCATCCGCCTCATCCCGAAGCTGACGCCCGATCTGGTGATGATGGACATTCACCTGCCGAATCTTTCCGGCATCGAGTGCACGGCGAAGCTCAAGCAATTGCTGCCCGAGCTGCGGGTGCTGATCCTCACGGTCTATGAAGACGGCGACAAGATCTTCGACGCGCTCAAGGCCGGCGCGAGCGGCTACATTCTCAAGCGCAGCAAGCCCCAGGACATCATCGAGGCGATCCGCGAAATCCTCGCTGGTGGCGCACCGATGACGCCGGAGATCGCGCTCAAGGTCGTGGAATCCTTCCGCAAGACTGCCGCTGCTGCTCCCGCGGAAACAGTAAATCTGTCCCGCCGCGAAATCGAGGTGCTCCAAGGGCTGGCCAAGGGTCTGGCGAACAAGGAAATCGCCGATGAACTGTCAGTAGGGGTCGAGACCGTCCGCTGGCACCTCAAGCAGATCTACGAAAAGCTGCACGTCCGCTGCCGCACGGAAGCAGCGCTGAAATTCCTGGGGATGAAGGATGTCGGTGGCGGGACATGA
- a CDS encoding alpha/beta hydrolase, giving the protein MKPLLALCCLVTALSAADDWKPLWPGGEAPGAKRPPAGTENVTDGWRYGDIEVPQYSVHLAPADKRTGQAVVIFPGGGYGVLAMNHEGHDYAKWLNERGITGVVVKYRVTGKAELGYQFPVPFLDARRAIRTVRANAKEWGVDPAKVGVMGSSAGGHLASLCTTRFADTFPEEGKDEIDKQSARPDFSILIYPVISMGPLAHTGSRTNLLGKDPSPEMIEKCSTEKQVSKETPPVFLLTTADDMVDCRNSFEFAAACKANGVPVSLHCFEKGGHGYGMNGKGDLAVWPTLLDAWLKR; this is encoded by the coding sequence ATGAAACCGCTGCTCGCGCTCTGCTGCCTCGTGACCGCCCTCTCCGCCGCCGATGACTGGAAGCCCCTGTGGCCCGGCGGTGAGGCACCTGGTGCCAAGCGGCCACCTGCGGGCACGGAAAACGTCACCGATGGGTGGCGCTACGGCGACATCGAGGTGCCGCAGTATTCCGTCCATCTCGCTCCTGCCGACAAGCGCACCGGCCAAGCGGTCGTGATTTTTCCCGGTGGCGGCTACGGCGTGCTCGCGATGAACCACGAGGGCCACGACTATGCGAAGTGGCTCAATGAGCGCGGCATCACCGGCGTGGTCGTGAAGTACCGCGTCACCGGCAAGGCCGAGCTCGGCTACCAATTTCCCGTGCCTTTCCTCGATGCGCGCCGCGCGATCCGCACCGTGCGGGCGAATGCCAAGGAGTGGGGCGTGGATCCCGCGAAGGTGGGCGTGATGGGCTCGTCCGCCGGTGGCCATCTCGCCAGCCTCTGCACCACCCGCTTCGCCGATACCTTCCCGGAAGAGGGCAAGGACGAGATCGACAAACAAAGCGCACGTCCGGATTTCTCGATCCTGATCTACCCGGTCATCAGCATGGGTCCGCTCGCCCACACCGGGTCGCGGACGAATCTGTTAGGCAAGGATCCGTCGCCCGAGATGATCGAGAAGTGCTCGACCGAAAAGCAGGTCAGCAAGGAGACACCGCCGGTATTCCTGCTGACCACGGCGGATGACATGGTCGATTGCCGGAACAGTTTCGAGTTCGCCGCCGCCTGCAAGGCGAACGGCGTGCCGGTCAGCCTGCATTGCTTTGAAAAAGGCGGCCACGGGTATGGCATGAACGGCAAGGGCGATCTCGCGGTATGGCCGACGCTGCTGGACGCGTGGCTGAAGCGCTGA